A genomic window from Peromyscus maniculatus bairdii isolate BWxNUB_F1_BW_parent chromosome 1, HU_Pman_BW_mat_3.1, whole genome shotgun sequence includes:
- the LOC102908463 gene encoding vomeronasal type-1 receptor 4-like: MASRDTVEGIFFLSQTALGILGNSALLCCFIIADFSGIRVKPTDLIVKHLVWANFIVLCRGIPQSIAAFDQTYYLDYVSCKLALYLHRVARGVSLSSTSLLSFFQAITISPSNSRWAQFKPRAPRIIGPFLGLCWALALLLYIFIFVYTTDIRGGRNVTGIQDFGICTVINSEKLISILIVILIATNDVIFLGLMMLSSGYMVFILLKHKQRVQHIHRSLSPRSSPETRATQSILTLVCCFVIFYATSVVFTSYMTVHEGSRWLFNTDAAMAACFPALCPFLLIRHYASFFRLCCTSS; encoded by the coding sequence ATGGCCTCCAGAGACACGGTTGAAGGAATCTTCTTCCTGTCCCAGACTGCACTGGGAATTCTGGGGAACTCAGCTTTGCTTTGCTGTTTTATCATTGCTGACTTCTCTGGAATCAGGGTGAAACCCACTGATCTGATTGTCAAACACCTGGTCTGGGCCAACTTCATAGTTCTCTGCAGAGGAATCCCACAGTCCATTGCTGCTTTTGATCAGACTTACTATTTAGATTATGTTTCCTGTAAACTTGCCTTATATTTACATAGAGTTGCCAGAGGAGTATCTCTTAGCTCCACATCCCTGCTGAGTTTCTTTCAGGCCATCACCATCAGCCCCAGTAATTCCAGGTGGGCACAGTTCAAGCCCAGAGCCCCCAGGATCATTGGTCCATTCCTGGGCCTATGCTGGGCCCTCGCTTTGttgttatatattttcatttttgtgtatacAACAGACATAAGGGGTGGGAGAAATGTTACTGGGATACAAGATTTTGGAATTTGTACTGTTATCAATTCCGAGAAACTAATCAGCATTCTTATTGTAATCCTAATAGCAACCAACGATGTCATTTTTTTGGGACTCATGATGTTGTCCAGTGGCTACATGGTATTCATCCTGCTCAAACATAAGCAGAGGGTGCAACACATCCACAGATCCCTGTCTCCTAGGTCATCTCCTGAGACCAGAGCCACCCAAAGCATCCTCACCCTAGTGTGCTGCTTTGTGATCTTTTATGCAACCTCTGTTGTCTTTACATCTTATATGACTGTCCATGAAGGATCGAGGTGGCTGTTTAACACTGATGCAGCCATGGCTGCATGCTTTCCAGCACTCTGCCCCTTTCTGCTCATCAGACACTATGCTTCCTTTTTCAGGCTCTGCTGCACTAGTTCTTAA